Proteins encoded by one window of Cloeon dipterum chromosome 4, ieCloDipt1.1, whole genome shotgun sequence:
- the LOC135944268 gene encoding uncharacterized protein LOC135944268 isoform X1 yields MEVVQRTGGDSPFGRRDVEEWSRLDELTGMLEHARVQTDQWAGIDAQGGSHKYGKKVVDARKTGEKGQHLQRQQLEVFQSKVAGGALQMVKSQTSSAWSAHGSRTTGTSTTVSSRTRWSSRSQSTASAAPLEQPAITENFAGLELKINPIDVSTLKMKASVGRSGAIGSRRPPSARSRRLSASKSGGPDSKPVVEEPDSSADESPEPRSLKFEELKQSLKLGEILGRRLSKSSSTDDLPVGDPGRDSDDSGSWRRGARVRRSLQFSSKEDGSFCTPMVVATKRHSFVTVESLKDVRSRLKHFDPDDLDFGGPTSILHKKDDGVNSSSGLVRAVEHSNKIMASSTTTSFGSVSGKTEDDWLALKSELIEPLSLQVDKNRTVVTLNEQLQSKELVSPTKKRFNESFAFFRGGLSPDNLSPTRKTFPARQNMITIPIIFQQESSAKEAERKKFSLRSVVDSEGSPQDAESLGWVSKRQLDGLAPLKRRSWAGDSTLFGQYRDDDKTTSLVSAIETEEISHSSSSSHIKKNKRVEFCKTEVHFAAESGKFNIVETDEKPPPSNNFRRRRRSHPVANSPAENPPPQVAQKPPLPELRFGDTVYEKEMLTAINESKQSELEKSIVKVAVVESKAEPAPEQSKQITATAINRPSPSFENRPRPSSFHDVTSISKSTVALKFQPPTEIPKTSPNSTLDSSGGPMELQKLIKSLRPTQVQRRSEDFTQSLQITDEEPLQFSVPERIRYMEDRKYKGFSTTVNVSGTTVVRNTESIWLAGNKDLDSEVETTESAAKEEKLKIPPSIKFEPFLRGHGSNGVLISPSLIMQIEKRDQPLLKPLTSTSSSSNNDGPSLISHFTSLKQLKQMNDEASDDGYDCDAADREVCSLMSPDEPPMPPPRRLSRNASTSPSIVSGSWSKMRVVRLSQKFHKFQNGKEPDEIETAAAKNGFARSAINLDALNEPRSLARRDVRKDVEETSSNRSPPQISPSKIVAPSVPTNPRSNATVTATNTGSSITSISLSYESQPKILSLINSNKKSSEQTKIVAPIPVKSTRPIKYPAVASESNKFEPKPACPRLEKSSALQASTKFSSLAKKEGSPVRLGDIMTGTTSRSLSPSKSKPSARIASPAGGKKKFYFGAEVLEVEPRPADDRRRLYDTDDESSADTGRKREPSPAKGTRARSASRDRSSTSALIEELTRAADEILQAVNGYDDSGLLSSEDESPRPVTLLPALKEGEVNNEKSTKAISVVNKTTTCSRLRKANVGRTSSNSSVESTTHDSNSTPRSIRMRKTAVNGTSRTAKTSETSTPTSRRQRMPRKRSDSVNSKSDQEEAEKSKDRLRISKTRRSTTTTTATDTTKISKSSNDDKAKSADLNKVRAPVERIIPPANRKNAAKSKKDDIFHSNRVINSATAERRLQLLENSCSGSGLRSESSPGMKRYQHRTVRNAPLKVSAK; encoded by the exons ATGGAGGTGGTGCAGCGGACCGGCGGCGACAGTCCGTTCGGACGGCGAGACGTGGAGGAGTGGTCACGCCTTGACGAGCTCACCGGTATGCTGGAGCACGCTCGGGTGCAGACGGACCAATGGGCCGGAATAGATGCTCAAGGTGGCTCGCATAAATATGGAAAA AAGGTGGTTGACGCAAGAAAGACCGGCGAGAAGGGCCAACACCTGCAAAGGCAGCAGCTCGAAGTGTTCCAATCCAAGGTGGCCGGCGGCGCCCTGCAAATGGTCAAAAGCCAGACCTCCTCTGCGTGGTCGGCCCACGGATCCAGGACCACCGGCACCTCCACTACC GTGAGCAGTCGAACGCGATGGTCTTCGAGGTCCCAGTCGACGGCGTCCGCGGCCCCTCTGGAGCAGCCAGCTATAACGGAGAACTTCGCCGGCCTTGag CTGAAAATCAACCCGATCGATGTGAGCACCTTGAAAATGAAAGCGAGTGTCGGCCGGAGTGGCGCCATCGGAAGCAGAAGACCACCTTCTGCAAGGTCAAGACGTCTTAGTGCTTCCAAAAGTGGCGGGCCAGACAGCAAACCAGTGGTGGAAGAACCAGACTCGTCGGCTGACGAGTCTCCCGAACCCAGATCGCTCAAGTTCGAAGAGCTGAAGCAGAGTTTGAAGCTGGGCGAGATCCTCGGCCGCAGACTGAGCAAGAGTTCCTCGACTGACGACCTTCCCGTCGGCGATCCAGGCCGAGACAGCGATGACTCGGGCAGTTGGCGCCGCGGGGCGAGGGTGCGCCGTTCGCTGCAGTTCTCCAGCAAGGAGGACGGCAGCTTCTGCACGCCAATGGTGGTCGCGACCAAGAGACACAGCTTTGTCACCGTCGAGTCGCTGAAGGACGTGCGCAGCCGGCTGAAGCACTTCGACCCGGACGACCTGGACTTCGGCGGGCCCACGAGCATTCTGCATAAGAAGGACGACGGTGTCAACAGCAGCAGTGGACTGGTGCGAGCCGTCGAGCACAGCAACAAAATAATGGCTTCCTCCACTACCACAAGCTTTGGTAGTGTCTCCGGAAAGACTGAAGACGATTGGCTCGCTTTGAAATCCGAGCTCATCGAGCCGCTGAGTCTGCAGGTCGACAAGAACAGGACGGTGGTCACCCTGAACGAGCAACTCCAGTCCAAAGAGTTGGTGTCGCCGACCAAGAAGCGCTTCAACGAGTCCTTCGCCTTCTTCCGCGGCGGGCTCTCCCCGGACAACCTATCGCCGACGAGAAAGACGTTCCCCGCCAGACAGAACATGATCACCATTCCCATCATATTCCAGCAAGAGTCGTCGGCCAAGGAGGCTGAGAGGAAGAAGTTCTCTCTTCGCAGTGTGGTCGACTCCGAGGGCTCTCCGCAGGACGCTGAGTCCTTGGGCTGGGTGTCCAAGCGACAGTTGGACGGTTTGGCACCGCTGAAGAGGAGGAGCTGGGCTGGAGACAGCACCCTTTTCGGCCAGTACCGCGACGACGACAAGACCACCTCGCTCGTCTCTGCAATCGAAACCGAGGAAATCAGTCACAGCTCGAGCAGCTCGCACATCAAGAAAAACAAACGAGTGGAATTCTGCAAAACTGAGGTGCATTTCGCGGCTGAGTCCGGCAAATTCAACATCGtggaaacggacgaaaaaccGCCCCCGTCCAACAATTTCCGGCGCAGGCGGCGCTCCCACCCGGTTGCCAACAGCCCTGCGGAGAATCCTCCGCCCCAAGTTGCTCAGAAGCCGCCTTTGCCGGAGCTGAGGTTTGGAGACACGGTTTACGAAAAAGAGATGCTGACAGCGATCAACGAGTCGAAGCAGAGCGAATTGGAAAAATCGATCGTTAAAGTCGCCGTCGTGGAGAGCAAAGCTGAACCAGCGCCTgagcaaagcaaacaaatcaCCGCCACCGCAATTAATAGACCCAGTCCCAGCTTTGAAAACAGACCCCGGCCGTCCTCTTTCCACGACGTCACTTCCATTTCAAAGTCGACGGTAGCTCTCAAATTCCAACCCCCCACAGAAATTCCCAAAACAAGCCCAAACAGCACTCTGGACTCCAGCGGTGGTCCAATGGAGTTGCAAAAGTTGATTAAATCCCTCCGCCCCACTCAAGTGCAACGCCGCTCTGAAGATTTCACCCAGAGTTTACAAATTACTGATGAAGAGCCCCTGCAGTTTTCCGTGCCAGAAAGGATTCGCTACATGGAAGATCGCAAATATAAAGGTTTCTCGACGACGGTCAACGTCAGTGGAACCACGGTTGTGAGGAACACAGAATCCATCTGGCTAGCGGGAAACAAAGACCTCGACAGCGAAGTCGAGACTACAG AGAGCGCAGCCAAGgaagaaaaactcaaaattccGCCGAGCATAAAATTCGAGCCGTTTTTGCGGGGACACGGCTCGAACGGCGTGCTCATCTCACCCTCCTTGATCATGCAGATCGAGAAGAGGGACCAACCCTTGCTCAAACCACTAACCAgcacaagcagcagcagcaacaatgACGGCCCCAGCCTGATCAGTCACTTCACGTCGCTGAAGCAACTGAAGCAAATGAACGACGAGGCTAGCGACGACGGCTACGACTGCGACGCCGCCGACCGCGAGGTCTGCTCCCTGATGAGCCCTGACGAGCCGCCGATGCCACCACCGCGCCGGCTCAGCAGAAACGCGTCCACCTCGCCGAGCATCGTCTCCGGCAGCTGGAGCAAGATGCGCGTGGTGAGACTGAGTCAGAAGTTCCACAAGTTCCAGAACGGCAAGGAGCCCGACGAGATTGAGACTGCAGCAGCCAAGAATGGATTCGCCCGCTCTGCGATCAATTTGGACGCGTTGAACGAACCCCGATCTCTAGCTCGACGAG ACGTAAGGAAAGATGTGGAGGAAACGAGTTCGAACAGGTCGCCTCCGCAAATCAGCCCATCAAAAATAGTCGCTCCTAGCGTGCCCACGAACCCACGCAGCAATGCCACAGTCACTGCCACCAATACAGGGTCAAGCATCACGTCTATATCTTTGAGTTACGAGAGTCAGCCCAAGATTTTGTCGTTGATCAACTCGAACAAAAAGAGCAGTGAACAGACAAAGATAGTGGCGCCGATTCCAGTCAAGAGCACCAGACCGATCAAGTACCCAGCAGTGGCGTCGGAGAGCAACAAATTCGAGCCGAAACCCGCTTGTCCGCGCCTGGAGAAAAGCTCGGCCTTACAGGCCAGCACCAAGTTCTCGTCCTTGGCCAAAAAGGAGGGCTCTCCGGTGCGTCTGGGCGACATCATGACCGGCACCACCAGCAGGTCTTTGTCTCCGAGCAAAAGCAAGCCCTCCGCTCGCATCGCCTCGCCGGCCGGGGGCAAGAAGAAATTCTACTTTGGGGCCGAAGTGCTGGAAGTGGAGCCTCGTCCTGCGGACGACCGGCGGAGGCTGTATGACACGGACGACGAGTCATCGGCGGATACgggcagaaagagagagcccAGTCCTGCCAAGGGCACCAGAGCGAGGAGCGCGTCCAGGGACCGATCCAGCACGTCGGCCTTGATCGAGGAGCTGACACGGGCGGCAGACGAGATCCTGCAGGCTGTGAACGGATATGATGACTCTGGCCTTCTGTCCAGTGAGGACGAATCACCGCGACCCGTGACCCTGCTGCCGGCACTAAAGGAGGGCGAGGTGAACAACGAGAAAAGCACTAAAGCCATTTCTGTCGTGAATAAGACCACCACGTGCAGCAG gctGAGAAAAGCGAATGTTGGTCGCACATCTTCCAATTCTTCCGTCGAAAGTACAACCCACGATTCAAACTCCACTCCGCGTTCCATCCGAATGAGAAAAACTGCAGTTAACGGCACCTCCAGGACTGCGAAAACTAGTGAGACGAGCACCCCCACTTCACGCAGGCAGAGGATGCCAAGAAAGAGATCAGATTCAGTTAATTCAAAGAGCGATCAAGAAGAAGCTGAGAAATCCAAGGATAG gctTCGGATTAGCAAAACTCGAAGATCGACGACCACGACAACAGCGACAGACACgacaaaaatttctaaatcaaGCAATGACGATAAAGCCAAGTCCGCCGACTTGAACAAGGTTCGTGCGCCTGTCGAGCGAATCATTCCACCTGCTAATAGAAAGAACGCTGCCAAGAGCAAGAAAGACGACATTTTTCACAGCAATCGTGTCATTAaca GCGCGACTGCAGAGAGGCGATTGCAACTACTGGAAAATAGTTGCTCTGGCAGTGGTCTGAGGTCTGAATCAAGTCCTGGCATGAAAAG GTACCAGCATCGCACTGTGCGCAATGCTCCATTAAAAGTGTCCGCTAAGTGA
- the LOC135944268 gene encoding proteoglycan 4 isoform X2 has translation MEVVQRTGGDSPFGRRDVEEWSRLDELTGMLEHARVQTDQWAGIDAQGGSHKYGKKVVDARKTGEKGQHLQRQQLEVFQSKVAGGALQMVKSQTSSAWSAHGSRTTGTSTTVSSRTRWSSRSQSTASAAPLEQPAITENFAGLELKINPIDVSTLKMKASVGRSGAIGSRRPPSARSRRLSASKSGGPDSKPVVEEPDSSADESPEPRSLKFEELKQSLKLGEILGRRLSKSSSTDDLPVGDPGRDSDDSGSWRRGARVRRSLQFSSKEDGSFCTPMVVATKRHSFVTVESLKDVRSRLKHFDPDDLDFGGPTSILHKKDDGVNSSSGLVRAVEHSNKIMASSTTTSFGSVSGKTEDDWLALKSELIEPLSLQVDKNRTVVTLNEQLQSKELVSPTKKRFNESFAFFRGGLSPDNLSPTRKTFPARQNMITIPIIFQQESSAKEAERKKFSLRSVVDSEGSPQDAESLGWVSKRQLDGLAPLKRRSWAGDSTLFGQYRDDDKTTSLVSAIETEEISHSSSSSHIKKNKRVEFCKTEVHFAAESGKFNIVETDEKPPPSNNFRRRRRSHPVANSPAENPPPQVAQKPPLPELRFGDTVYEKEMLTAINESKQSELEKSIVKVAVVESKAEPAPEQSKQITATAINRPSPSFENRPRPSSFHDVTSISKSTVALKFQPPTEIPKTSPNSTLDSSGGPMELQKLIKSLRPTQVQRRSEDFTQSLQITDEEPLQFSVPERIRYMEDRKYKGFSTTVNVSGTTVVRNTESIWLAGNKDLDSEVETTDVRKDVEETSSNRSPPQISPSKIVAPSVPTNPRSNATVTATNTGSSITSISLSYESQPKILSLINSNKKSSEQTKIVAPIPVKSTRPIKYPAVASESNKFEPKPACPRLEKSSALQASTKFSSLAKKEGSPVRLGDIMTGTTSRSLSPSKSKPSARIASPAGGKKKFYFGAEVLEVEPRPADDRRRLYDTDDESSADTGRKREPSPAKGTRARSASRDRSSTSALIEELTRAADEILQAVNGYDDSGLLSSEDESPRPVTLLPALKEGEVNNEKSTKAISVVNKTTTCSRLRKANVGRTSSNSSVESTTHDSNSTPRSIRMRKTAVNGTSRTAKTSETSTPTSRRQRMPRKRSDSVNSKSDQEEAEKSKDRLRISKTRRSTTTTTATDTTKISKSSNDDKAKSADLNKVRAPVERIIPPANRKNAAKSKKDDIFHSNRVINSATAERRLQLLENSCSGSGLRSESSPGMKRYQHRTVRNAPLKVSAK, from the exons ATGGAGGTGGTGCAGCGGACCGGCGGCGACAGTCCGTTCGGACGGCGAGACGTGGAGGAGTGGTCACGCCTTGACGAGCTCACCGGTATGCTGGAGCACGCTCGGGTGCAGACGGACCAATGGGCCGGAATAGATGCTCAAGGTGGCTCGCATAAATATGGAAAA AAGGTGGTTGACGCAAGAAAGACCGGCGAGAAGGGCCAACACCTGCAAAGGCAGCAGCTCGAAGTGTTCCAATCCAAGGTGGCCGGCGGCGCCCTGCAAATGGTCAAAAGCCAGACCTCCTCTGCGTGGTCGGCCCACGGATCCAGGACCACCGGCACCTCCACTACC GTGAGCAGTCGAACGCGATGGTCTTCGAGGTCCCAGTCGACGGCGTCCGCGGCCCCTCTGGAGCAGCCAGCTATAACGGAGAACTTCGCCGGCCTTGag CTGAAAATCAACCCGATCGATGTGAGCACCTTGAAAATGAAAGCGAGTGTCGGCCGGAGTGGCGCCATCGGAAGCAGAAGACCACCTTCTGCAAGGTCAAGACGTCTTAGTGCTTCCAAAAGTGGCGGGCCAGACAGCAAACCAGTGGTGGAAGAACCAGACTCGTCGGCTGACGAGTCTCCCGAACCCAGATCGCTCAAGTTCGAAGAGCTGAAGCAGAGTTTGAAGCTGGGCGAGATCCTCGGCCGCAGACTGAGCAAGAGTTCCTCGACTGACGACCTTCCCGTCGGCGATCCAGGCCGAGACAGCGATGACTCGGGCAGTTGGCGCCGCGGGGCGAGGGTGCGCCGTTCGCTGCAGTTCTCCAGCAAGGAGGACGGCAGCTTCTGCACGCCAATGGTGGTCGCGACCAAGAGACACAGCTTTGTCACCGTCGAGTCGCTGAAGGACGTGCGCAGCCGGCTGAAGCACTTCGACCCGGACGACCTGGACTTCGGCGGGCCCACGAGCATTCTGCATAAGAAGGACGACGGTGTCAACAGCAGCAGTGGACTGGTGCGAGCCGTCGAGCACAGCAACAAAATAATGGCTTCCTCCACTACCACAAGCTTTGGTAGTGTCTCCGGAAAGACTGAAGACGATTGGCTCGCTTTGAAATCCGAGCTCATCGAGCCGCTGAGTCTGCAGGTCGACAAGAACAGGACGGTGGTCACCCTGAACGAGCAACTCCAGTCCAAAGAGTTGGTGTCGCCGACCAAGAAGCGCTTCAACGAGTCCTTCGCCTTCTTCCGCGGCGGGCTCTCCCCGGACAACCTATCGCCGACGAGAAAGACGTTCCCCGCCAGACAGAACATGATCACCATTCCCATCATATTCCAGCAAGAGTCGTCGGCCAAGGAGGCTGAGAGGAAGAAGTTCTCTCTTCGCAGTGTGGTCGACTCCGAGGGCTCTCCGCAGGACGCTGAGTCCTTGGGCTGGGTGTCCAAGCGACAGTTGGACGGTTTGGCACCGCTGAAGAGGAGGAGCTGGGCTGGAGACAGCACCCTTTTCGGCCAGTACCGCGACGACGACAAGACCACCTCGCTCGTCTCTGCAATCGAAACCGAGGAAATCAGTCACAGCTCGAGCAGCTCGCACATCAAGAAAAACAAACGAGTGGAATTCTGCAAAACTGAGGTGCATTTCGCGGCTGAGTCCGGCAAATTCAACATCGtggaaacggacgaaaaaccGCCCCCGTCCAACAATTTCCGGCGCAGGCGGCGCTCCCACCCGGTTGCCAACAGCCCTGCGGAGAATCCTCCGCCCCAAGTTGCTCAGAAGCCGCCTTTGCCGGAGCTGAGGTTTGGAGACACGGTTTACGAAAAAGAGATGCTGACAGCGATCAACGAGTCGAAGCAGAGCGAATTGGAAAAATCGATCGTTAAAGTCGCCGTCGTGGAGAGCAAAGCTGAACCAGCGCCTgagcaaagcaaacaaatcaCCGCCACCGCAATTAATAGACCCAGTCCCAGCTTTGAAAACAGACCCCGGCCGTCCTCTTTCCACGACGTCACTTCCATTTCAAAGTCGACGGTAGCTCTCAAATTCCAACCCCCCACAGAAATTCCCAAAACAAGCCCAAACAGCACTCTGGACTCCAGCGGTGGTCCAATGGAGTTGCAAAAGTTGATTAAATCCCTCCGCCCCACTCAAGTGCAACGCCGCTCTGAAGATTTCACCCAGAGTTTACAAATTACTGATGAAGAGCCCCTGCAGTTTTCCGTGCCAGAAAGGATTCGCTACATGGAAGATCGCAAATATAAAGGTTTCTCGACGACGGTCAACGTCAGTGGAACCACGGTTGTGAGGAACACAGAATCCATCTGGCTAGCGGGAAACAAAGACCTCGACAGCGAAGTCGAGACTACAG ACGTAAGGAAAGATGTGGAGGAAACGAGTTCGAACAGGTCGCCTCCGCAAATCAGCCCATCAAAAATAGTCGCTCCTAGCGTGCCCACGAACCCACGCAGCAATGCCACAGTCACTGCCACCAATACAGGGTCAAGCATCACGTCTATATCTTTGAGTTACGAGAGTCAGCCCAAGATTTTGTCGTTGATCAACTCGAACAAAAAGAGCAGTGAACAGACAAAGATAGTGGCGCCGATTCCAGTCAAGAGCACCAGACCGATCAAGTACCCAGCAGTGGCGTCGGAGAGCAACAAATTCGAGCCGAAACCCGCTTGTCCGCGCCTGGAGAAAAGCTCGGCCTTACAGGCCAGCACCAAGTTCTCGTCCTTGGCCAAAAAGGAGGGCTCTCCGGTGCGTCTGGGCGACATCATGACCGGCACCACCAGCAGGTCTTTGTCTCCGAGCAAAAGCAAGCCCTCCGCTCGCATCGCCTCGCCGGCCGGGGGCAAGAAGAAATTCTACTTTGGGGCCGAAGTGCTGGAAGTGGAGCCTCGTCCTGCGGACGACCGGCGGAGGCTGTATGACACGGACGACGAGTCATCGGCGGATACgggcagaaagagagagcccAGTCCTGCCAAGGGCACCAGAGCGAGGAGCGCGTCCAGGGACCGATCCAGCACGTCGGCCTTGATCGAGGAGCTGACACGGGCGGCAGACGAGATCCTGCAGGCTGTGAACGGATATGATGACTCTGGCCTTCTGTCCAGTGAGGACGAATCACCGCGACCCGTGACCCTGCTGCCGGCACTAAAGGAGGGCGAGGTGAACAACGAGAAAAGCACTAAAGCCATTTCTGTCGTGAATAAGACCACCACGTGCAGCAG gctGAGAAAAGCGAATGTTGGTCGCACATCTTCCAATTCTTCCGTCGAAAGTACAACCCACGATTCAAACTCCACTCCGCGTTCCATCCGAATGAGAAAAACTGCAGTTAACGGCACCTCCAGGACTGCGAAAACTAGTGAGACGAGCACCCCCACTTCACGCAGGCAGAGGATGCCAAGAAAGAGATCAGATTCAGTTAATTCAAAGAGCGATCAAGAAGAAGCTGAGAAATCCAAGGATAG gctTCGGATTAGCAAAACTCGAAGATCGACGACCACGACAACAGCGACAGACACgacaaaaatttctaaatcaaGCAATGACGATAAAGCCAAGTCCGCCGACTTGAACAAGGTTCGTGCGCCTGTCGAGCGAATCATTCCACCTGCTAATAGAAAGAACGCTGCCAAGAGCAAGAAAGACGACATTTTTCACAGCAATCGTGTCATTAaca GCGCGACTGCAGAGAGGCGATTGCAACTACTGGAAAATAGTTGCTCTGGCAGTGGTCTGAGGTCTGAATCAAGTCCTGGCATGAAAAG GTACCAGCATCGCACTGTGCGCAATGCTCCATTAAAAGTGTCCGCTAAGTGA